Proteins found in one Borrelia hispanica CRI genomic segment:
- a CDS encoding DUF787 family protein, translating into MPADTISVNLTHSRLDLNQVSYYTPLLVYKCSKIKLNTTSPKYKILYLNINDYEQAIDALEKEGSNGDDEFNKEKEYLKQAIQ; encoded by the coding sequence ATGCCAGCTGATACAATTAGTGTTAATTTAACGCATTCTAGATTGGATCTAAATCAAGTAAGTTATTATACACCACTACTTGTCTATAAATGTTCAAAAATTAAACTTAATACTACATCACCAAAATATAAAATATTATATTTAAATATAAATGATTATGAACAAGCAATTGATGCACTTGAAAAAGAAGGTAGCAATGGTGACGATGAATTTAATAAAGAAAAAGAATATTTAAAACAAGCAATTCAA